aaggagagaaggaGGTGGATGTACCTCTCAATGTCAGCATAACACTGGCTCTTCTTCTGCCTTGTCTCCATATCCTGTCAAATATACCCAAAAAAAACCCACCATAAATTCAGAATtaatattcaaaaataaaaaggcCCACAAACAATGAAACAGataagaaattaaaagaaaattgacagaaaaagaagaagaagaagaggaatttGGAATACAGAGATTGGGCGATGAGACTTGGCATTTGTATTGGTGGGAGAGAAGAGCAAGAATACTAGTAGAAGAATTAGAATTATGAgcggggaagaagatgaagaattcTGATTTGTCATTTGTACTCTGTcttgtttcttcttctgcttCTGTTGGGAGTTCGGTTGAATTTAGGGACAACGATGTAAAAACAATTACGTTATAATTACTTATGTTTAAAAATataagaactttaacgaaaagtttatgatattgttcattttaccttttatttttttttattgttaaaacttaaagttttcaaatatttttcattaattttttctttaaataaattataggttgtcttattatttaaagagctttaatgaaaaaaatgtttgaatcaACTTTTTCCTAACTAAAAATAATTCACcacttttatttaataaaaatgacttaatatttaacaaaaagaacaaaagtaacgtataaaaattaaattatatggGCTGAAATAAAGCCCAACATGCAACATCAAATCTTTCTTTCGGCCTTGCCCTTAACAGAGATTAACCCAAATATGTTAACCCAACTTCATGTTATTTACGAAATTGCCATCGAGCAGAAAAAAgtcaaataaaaccaaaaatttTCAATACTGTTGTAGAAATGGATGTCCACTCAAATAATGGGCAAGTTGCCCTTCCACTATTTAGCATGTGATTTACTTGTATAAAAACAAGCCTTATGAAACACAACAAAGATAGATGAATGTGAAGGGTtcacgggaaagaaagagaggaaggaaggaagaggaagagagagaaggaagaggaagagagaaaatagaagaagataagaggagataatagagagagttatctttgtactcctattattctaaattataatgaaagcaccactgctgccccgatgacgtactccagtcacactgactgtagaggaacctcgtaaaatttgtgtcttgtttcatttattccactgcacccacagtcgattttacaacacgttatcagcacgagaagctctcatgtcagtggaaagcacaacgccacAAATCCTGTTCACCTCCTTCAGCtggaatctcacagataagaaacaattttcatttcatcttcaaatctcagtacaattgattttcttgaagcaactatatatattgttatatgactgtatatcatcctttgcagaagcaaaagagtaAAAGACTAAAAATTTGCAAGAGAATTTGACAGCCATGTAAATAGCCTCGGAACTCCAACTTGCGGACCTcggattgaaatactttcttcttgaaagttgttcgtctgctcagtatctacaacatatcaaaatttcagaaaatgtTAACGGTGCGATCGTGGCAGATGTctgaaataccaaaccagtttccaatttccgcagaaaactgggcagccaccttatgagtaccaaaactcCATTTCGGTAGCTCAAATCGATATtgtttcttcacgaaagttgtttggtatcctcttatccatatcatactaaattttgaactaaatctaacggtttgatcttctcataagttgcagacactcttgactccaaaacttatgggaaccgtttcgactttttcgaaactcaccggaggaggaaccccaattggaacttattgttactattatttactgagtaaccaaaatgacttcgaactgtgaaataataataaaaataaaagggatgaaacaaaagaagtggtagaccaagaaaatgaaaaagcaaaacatgaggacttaatcattgcattttctgttttggcatatttatgtgcatggtgttggtttaaagcccatgtcacaagttctatttatttaaagcaatttatttatagtgggtagaattattaccctttgctttaaagctttgatatttatgtgaatggtgctgaatcaaagcccttgtcacaagctttatttactttaaagcaatttatttaccatggacggttttaccgcctattgctttaagttttgatggtgctgaattaaagcccttgtcacaaattttatttacttaaatgcaatttattcattatggctggaattaccgtctattgctttaatttatttattgtacttatcttttgttactaTGAGTATATACAGGacctgaagttccttgatcagatcagaacctgcagtttcttgatcctcatcatataaaatgattggacccgaagttccatcatacaaaaGGATCTAGcatgaagtcccttgatcctgaagatcaggacatgaagtTCCTAGATGAGTACCAtaagtttgaagtgccgcagtgctttaacttaattgtaataaaagccataagagtctcagtttacagactattaaataaggaccagaagttccttatgtccatactcaaaatggtttagcagaagccttTATTAAGCGAATGAAATTGATTTCCcgcactctgctcatgaaaacgaaattgccaattttctacatggggacatgtaaattttacatgatgcattattaattcggttgagacatgttaccgaccatcaatacttctcagtacaactcgggTTTGGAACCaaccaaacattatacatttacgagtttttggttgtgttgtctatgtgcctgtaagactgccacaacgtactgaaatgaggcatcatTGCAGtttaggcattgatgttgaacaccatctattattcaatatttggaattcttgattggggatatgtttaccgcatggtttgcggactgtcattttgataagacaattttcctgccattagggggagaaaataatatcgttccagaagaacgatgagaaaatatcattccaaaagaataatgagaaaagaccgttccagaagaacgaagagaatttgtcttattttgattcacgaagcaatcaataagaaaatgaaatatgaataattgaatgatgcaacgaaagtgatgaaatcatatatacttactgcaaatgtgcctacaagaattgatgtctctgttggataaaataatgagacagtaaatgatttatctgttgcacgcctgaagcgtggcagatttttagactcaaaaggttcagttattcgaaagaagaataatatggcactactgaactattgcattcccgaagcataactgttgcatgccagaagcatgacagtcgccgcgtggatacacgtcccagataggacaatccacagacatgggaatattgatgtctcatgcatgaagcatgatTGACGTATAGGTTCTAAATGACTCAACTCttggaagtggagattaaaatccaagctctataacgcttaagaagaggttatgatccgcattctctaaactatgactatcctggaagagatagtgtaatgcccttgaagaggcaattgatatccaaagaaatgaaaagcttttatgcatgcgcatacacatgagaatatgggatcacggattgatgataaccaatggtaattttggtttttacaagtacctactaaattcatcaatgagctgtgttaatattgagtcacgttcttttgttcgtcgacaaaaggaaaattattggccaaaatggagaaaggcaattccattacaattttgtaagaacgtgggcaaatgaacctatatatatttgaatacaatacaaatagccaaaagatgttgaaccaaggagattatatatgggcatttgtaatacagtgtaatacacttacatgatatgacacaaggttgtaaacgagttcatataaatggagaattatatatgaagggttgtgagtcacccacatcatatctccataagtaaatccctcaaatatacatgggagcaaattgctctgtataaattccaaaggaaaatgtgtcatgaagtgtagaaaatccttgaatgattcaaattgcttgaagtaaggccccgaagggtaaagcataaattatgtactcaatatcaatggatgatataaattgccttagtgagtactatcattatgatattgttgcaacatactaaaatctcttgcaagagtcaatgacattaaattagaactcttgaagagttgatgatattaaattgggactcctgaagagtctagaaaaattataaagtgttgaaggaattattgtctcgagctgcagatcgaacaatctaccaacacgaatcttatccatgatatttatgatattaaaagaaccatatggattgaagattatgagttgaatactcatatgatgaaaacactaagaataatcatttatcttcgtgagagtaaagataaattaatacttggtccagaagtaccacatcttagtgaagtatatgctttattgtatttggcacaatacattgaatgaaataaagcttatttattaatatctccaagaaattacagatatatacatacacatgagttaaaataaacaaacaagatggagccttcacaaaggttactcATGTGCAGCCTCAGTACTCGaaagtaccccagaagggggaggcactggagattgatcatgtggcaccccagtacttagcaaaacaccagaaggggaaggcatcagttgctttcggaatctagcaacgaacctctggtgatcactttgaatccgactttcggattcttgcagttggtcgagctttcttttcatgctcgtagagtaactatttgcaagcacgtgtaacaccctattctcgtgcttgagccctctgatctcttgtttaagacttgccacctccgccatcaatgattcaacttggcgagtttgagcaagtaggcgttggcccatattggacacagagccagcacactgaacactgagagccaaggagtcttgaatggccgactcttcagaccgttctgaaaggatcttgttatcccttggagtgagaagattcctagctaccacagtagcggttatgttattcttcatcacagagtccccaaccgtaagaggaccattagaagataagaaggacgggcgccatatattatcctgacgctgctcgtctgtatcactcataagactcaaatctaagcaaatgttagatgggcaagtcatttttcagaaatgataaaggaaaaacagaggtcaaataaaatttcagaagtgcaagatagaggaaatttctacaggcagcaactttctgagcatactcttgaacacaattgatgtctctataaaagaagaggcagcagagccacttgttcaaagatcgaagaggcaccgctctccgaatttcaaaagccagattttcctgaataaagttcgttggcatttttcagacgtaaTCCCAACTTTTTCAGATGTCGcgtgcaattttgtcaaagatctctgacaaagttgaaaacgcgtaaatcttactgttctatttacaccacagttgctgacaagagtaaaagcacagcaccaccacttgctattgagaaatctctatatatgtcgacctctgttctccataacaaggcagacctgcaacactgcaagaatacctaactcttcctcatctccgagaatgcatcttcaacatagcatctcgaaatactcagttttcttcctctccgagaatacctcttcaaacatgtcacaccagagcaagattatcacatatcttcagggaccagagcaagattatctcatatcatgcaatctccctgtcctttcctttgtccatgttcttgcctgcaaagacaaggataaggaaagcaatatgtcggaacctccactcaaactcccggtaaggaaccgattgcctggaacctttcctgattgcttacctagtattgctctcgagtagtcatcttcaacggttggagttgggtctccagtcaccaagaagtgatgaaccatccaaatgcaagggtttgcATTCCACTTCTGCACCAGGGGACAAATCctacaagagaagatgccacatatgCATGGGGGGAAAAGCAgtgaaaatactacttaagcaaggggagcaagtaaggaaagtgaaaatgatacattgaagcatgtggagacaagcgcaacaaacgcgtgctgattcatccctgacaaaactgaagatcacttgccacatgaagctcctcatggtccaatttcattcaagatcaagcctcgaaggtccttaaagaaatcacaagtccgattcaagatcaagtgttcactactcttgaatcaaattccgctccagataaaaggagtaaattcagacctttggatgctagtctagcagaaagtcctacaacccagttcaagaaaaagcctgtggaaagttaacaacaagtaaagcaaCTCTTTTAgcaactcttcttactaagagactaaagcagaacgatcaacgatcaacctaaatgatttgaaatctgggggagatactcatcagggggagcattcaaaacaaatcaagattttaacgagtcaatcgaagacttgtggccatccaagggggagtgttgtagaaATGGATGTCCACTCAAATAATGGGCAAGTTGCCCTTCCACTATTTAGCATGTGATTTACTTGTATAAAAACAAGCCTTATGAAACACAACAAAGATAGATGAATGTGAAGGGTtcacgggaaagaaagagaggaaggaaggaagaggaagagagagaaggaagaggaagagagaaaatagaagaagataagaggagataatagagagagttatctttgtactcctattattctaaattataatgaaagcaccactgctgccccgaggacgtactccagtcacactgactgtagaggaacctcgtaaaatttgtgtcttgtttcatttattccactgcacccacagtcgattttacaacaaatACCATCCCCATTTCCATTTTTCCTCTATGGCGTCCCCTATTCCCTTCTACTTTTCTTCTGCACAATTCccacaaattaaaaatattacttttcaaattcaatttaataaacaacgaACTTACACTTCCATTCCAtacatatatatccaaaagaacAAAGCTCTTCCCAAACAGAAAAATAGTctacattttaaaaaaaaatattaaaaaacttaTGTAAGTAGTGGATTGTTTTGGTAAATTAAAGTTATATTGTCAACTTATGACGTTGCAGGTTTAACTTTTTATCCTCTTAAAATAAATTAGCATAGAATATTGTTTGTACTAAAAAGAATAAGTAATTAATATAGAATATCGCTTgtactaaaacaaaaaattattcatcaaattaaaacaaaattttcataaaattagcATAGAATATCGCTTGTACTAAGAATAAGTAATTaggtcggatcggatgaattgaagaagatcaacggacataaattaataaattaccaaggggtgtgtgagaagtaatttggggtgtatggatagcacacttctatttatagaactaaacactgactatttttaGAATGAACTCTAATTATTTCTAGAATTAAACACAATTATTTATAGAACTAAGCACtaattatttctaaaactaaacactgactattttactgtagttttagaaatagtgtttatttgttccctttttagaaatagtgttatttattttgattcagttttcagaaatagtgtgcaATTTTATTGTAGCTCCAGAAATAATGTGGATTATTTTGGTTctatttcagaaatagtgttggttattttgatgcattttaaaaaataatgtttattttgttttaatccataaataatgtgggttattttggttcagttccagaaatagtgtcAGTTATTTTGCTGCAGTTCCAAAAATAGTTTgagttattttgttgtagttttagaaatagtatgtattttgttctgttacaaaaataatttgggttattttgctatagtttcagaaatagtgtttatttgtttaattccaAAAATAGTACGGACTATTTTAGTTCagttttcagaaatagtgtgggttatttttctatagtttcaaaaatagtgtgggttactttggtttagtttcagaaatagtgtgggttattttgctatagtttcagaaatagtgtgggttattttgctatagtttcagaaatattGAGTTATTTCagtagttttataaatagtgtgggttatatTGGTTCGATTTCAGAAATAGTTTgggttattttgttgtagttccaGAAGTAGTATGGCTTATTTTGATGTAGTTCTAAAactagtgtgagttattttggtttaatttcataattcagtagttttataaatagtgtgggttatatTGGTTCGGTTTCAGAAATAGTTTgggttattttgttgtagttccaGAAGTAGTATGGCTTATTTTGATGTAGTTCTAAAactagtgtgagttattttggtttaatttcagAAAGAGTgtatgtgacaacccgtcccaaattttattattttataattttaaaatgagaATTTACTATAGTACCCTAGTGGCGAGGGTATTGATTTTCATTGATCGTTAGTTCGTGATGCGTATGAACTATTACCTTACTGTATTCCAAAAGTATATTGGTAAGGattgttaattattatttaatttatttcatatcatctttattattatatttattattaaGGGGTCCAtagggaggaagaagaggagaaccGGAGAAGAGAACAAAGGGAGGGCTGCTGCCCAATTGGAGGATAGGAAAGAAAGGGCTTTTGCCCAatcaggagaagaagatgaaaaaacTACCCAATGGGATGAGGAGAGATGAGTTTCAAGagagaaaggaggaagaagggagGGACACTGGATCTTTGAAACCCGGAACCCAACCTTCGACGTGTTTCTCTATGCATTTCGATGCCATTTCGGTTGGTTTTCCGGCGAAATTGAAGCCCATTAACACCACTAAACCTCATCACCATATCCCAACATTCGATTCTAGCCAAAATTTGCATGAAATGGTGGAGATTTCACGAAGAAGACCTCATGGGTGCCGCGAGGAACATTGCTCGAAATCCATCAATTGTGATACGTTTTCCTTCAAATACCACTACCAAAACACTCTcctagaacccaggaacaaagcccaagtagTGATGAAGGCGTCAGAGcaagtttggaggtcgaatcgaatcatacccaattctagggttttgtaCGGTTTAAGCAAAAATTAGGGCCTTTCCcgaccaaattggacttggccacaggtataaaacttgctctactcattgagatcttcatttctatgaaatttggtaatttttggaaatagttggattttccggcgagtcggggcgTCAGACCACCACCCACATCGGCGTGTGTGGTGGTGCGTGGCCAATGGGCCgccaatgctatttttaggcTATGTTAAATGTCAAGAATTCAGTTTTGATATTGAATGACATAGGTTGATCATTGGAACCTAATTTCTCTATGATACATtaataagtatttatatgaatcgacaatccgaccgttggatcatcaccaaaccttGATacattgtaatacgtaatatttgaagaatGTAGGAACTTACAGATGGGGAATCCGATGCACGGATCTTTCCGAAATTGACTTTGTaagttaataaaataaaacgttaaccgccacttgaattttgacaattggcggagatccgaccgttggatcgtaatgaaattttagtatgttattctagaagaaTAATATGGGTCTTTGGAAGTtgcagattggaaatctgatatGCGAATCTTTCTGATCGAGTTATACAGGATTTTAGACCTTACCATCGATCTTTGATCGATTGTTGACTTGTGGTCAATGAGCCTCAAACTATTTTAGAATGTCCTTAAGGATGTGCCTTATATGAATTACGTATTCTATTGATAAGAGTTCTGAGATGTGATTCGATAATTGTTATAAGCGTCAATCGTTCGGGACTCCTCGATGTGTGTGTAAGTGAATCACAACGTGGACTCCAAGTGAGTGGATATTTTCCTTCTTatcatatgtatataattgataGTTCCATAAACGTTTCTCAATTGATTTGTGCATGTCACGTAcaaataattattgtgaactacgaaatgcttgatccctgtttagggaaTGTAGGCAGTCTGATAagacgttagatgcaaccataaaataaactaaatgagactaaataattgagacaatagccttgtttggggaattgagcaatgtgaggGAGATTGGTgcaaaatgtgagatttaaccttatgttttaGTGGTTAATTGTTGGTTATAAATCAATGtatgaagaatcaagaaattaaagtaaggaaacgtaagtaatgatagttgaTAGACTAGTGTCTAGTTGGGCTTATCACTGATGATTACTCTCAAAAGTAAACAGTTTGGTAGTAGGGCGTTATTGATTGTACATTTTTATGCCGTATGATATATTTTGGGAATATTATGAAATGTTTGAGtttagattgcatcatgacatattcatatgtataatACCTGAAcctaattattgtgaatgctttgaagtgctaAATGACATCGCGGATGCCcaggtaagcttcaagtgagtaCATGTTGATGATAGTGATGGTAGTGAGCATGATTGTGTTGAGATatattagagctcataaacctgcaccccggtgttagtgctcccgcccgtggccatggcacagtccttcacatgatgttcacctcccacaccttatgctcaccttggatccaagttaggtgcacagtcttgtcgtatagaccactataggtgtttccgactcgtaggtgacctgcgattattcgcatagtcttcacatgattgtagcGCTTGAACATATTTAattacacctagtcctgtcgtacaaaccactttaggtggttctgactcgtgtgcaggtatacttattaagctatggataagtcgtacaggttaggggtgggcaaacgggtcctggaCCCGCGGGTAGGGGCGGGTATTGGAGGTTCGGGGCGGGTACGGGGCGGGTCCATATTCTTTTAGATACaaaacggggcggggcggggaGGGTCCAAGTAAACAAAGGGGCGGGCCGGTTCCAATTTTTTGAAGTCGCGGGACCCCGGCCCGAATCGTTTGCAAACCTCACACACTCTTAaatctctctcacacacactcaAATCTCACAAACGTACACACATCTCATCTTTCTGGAAGATTCTCCCGAGTCCTCCCGAGTCCCTCCCTGTtgatccctctctctctttcagtCTTCCCTATCGATCTCTCTCTCCCGGAGTCCTCCCTCTCTATTCGTCGATTCTCCCGACATGTTGGTAGGGAGTTGCAGGGTGTGAGGTCGAGGTGGGGTTACAGATCATGCTAAAACGAAGATCGGCTGTGGGAGATCAGAGTAGGAGGTCGATGTGCAGAGAGGATGAAGGAGCCGGACTCACCGACTCGGTCTTACAAGGTCTTTGCTTCGCAAAGTCCTTGCACGCTTCGCTACACAAGAATCCCAAGTCCTCCCTCTCGATCTTTCTCTCCCAGAGCCTTCCCTATCGCTACACAACACCACCATCGCCATCGTCTCCTGACTCTTCTCCCAATCATGACCACTCATCATCGCTGTCGAAAACACC
This is a stretch of genomic DNA from Malus domestica chromosome 02, GDT2T_hap1. It encodes these proteins:
- the LOC103407276 gene encoding uncharacterized protein isoform X2, encoding MTNQNSSSSSPLIILILLLVFLLFSPTNTNAKSHRPISDMETRQKKSQCYADIESGLWGWHCKSSLIAKENCALRCLSPTCYELIYESDPVIFGGEP